In Brevibacillus brevis, a genomic segment contains:
- a CDS encoding ABC transporter transmembrane domain-containing protein, giving the protein MQTLRQLSWFFKAHWKRYTVGIAFLFLIDLLMLLPPRLIGEMVDSIRDSSLTAPALMKTVTILLLLGLALYGMRFMWRYLLNGGALILERTLRDRLFAHLTRMTPSFYSRKRSGDLMAVATNDIPAIEQTASTGVLTLADSLFMTLVTLVVMVTAIDWKLTLAALIPMPFLAWSTAYYGRLLHERFYLAQEAFGEMNDHVQQSVSGVRVLRAFVQEKADVEAYRRVSEKTLERNVSVSRIDALFEPTIGIIIGFSFLIGLGYGTYLVFTSAISLGDLAAFNMYLGLLIWPMFAFGWLVNVLQRGGASHKRLSELFIEEPDVRDQADPITSVLSNVVEARRFTFAYPGADKPALRDITFTLGEGETLGIVGRTGSGKSTLCRSLLHQYQLQPGSLFVGGVPIESLSLSALRGKIGYVPQEHLLFSRTIADNVAFGKPEATSKEVLRALELAEMGSDLLQFREGVETKVGERGVSLSGGQKQRISIARALLLDADILILDDSLSAVDARTEESILRHLRQERAGKTTIITAHRLSSVQHAHLILVLDEGQIVERGTHEELMAQNGWYAEQFRRQQMEQDVAG; this is encoded by the coding sequence ATGCAGACACTCCGGCAATTATCCTGGTTTTTCAAAGCGCATTGGAAGCGATATACGGTCGGAATCGCCTTTTTGTTTCTGATTGATCTGCTCATGCTGCTGCCGCCGCGGCTGATCGGGGAGATGGTCGACTCCATCCGCGACAGCTCGCTTACGGCTCCCGCACTGATGAAGACGGTCACGATCTTGCTCCTGCTCGGTTTGGCCCTGTACGGCATGCGCTTCATGTGGCGCTACCTGTTGAACGGAGGAGCGCTGATATTGGAGCGGACTCTGCGCGATCGGCTGTTTGCCCATCTGACCCGCATGACGCCTTCCTTTTATTCGCGAAAGCGCAGCGGCGACCTGATGGCGGTCGCGACCAACGACATCCCTGCCATCGAACAGACGGCGAGCACGGGGGTGCTGACGCTGGCCGATTCGCTGTTCATGACGCTGGTGACGCTGGTCGTCATGGTGACCGCGATCGACTGGAAGCTGACGCTCGCAGCCTTGATCCCGATGCCGTTTCTGGCGTGGTCGACGGCGTACTACGGCAGGCTGCTTCACGAGCGCTTTTACCTGGCGCAGGAAGCATTCGGCGAAATGAACGACCACGTCCAGCAGTCCGTCTCCGGCGTGCGGGTGCTCCGCGCATTCGTCCAGGAAAAAGCGGATGTGGAAGCCTATCGCCGCGTAAGCGAAAAGACGCTGGAGCGAAATGTGAGCGTGTCGCGCATCGACGCGCTGTTCGAGCCGACGATCGGGATCATCATCGGCTTCAGCTTTTTGATCGGGCTGGGCTACGGCACGTATCTTGTCTTTACGAGCGCGATTTCCTTGGGCGATCTGGCCGCCTTCAACATGTATCTGGGGCTGTTGATCTGGCCGATGTTCGCCTTTGGCTGGCTGGTCAACGTCTTGCAGCGCGGAGGTGCTTCGCACAAGCGTCTGTCGGAGCTGTTCATAGAGGAGCCGGATGTCCGGGACCAGGCGGATCCGATCACCTCCGTCTTGTCCAATGTCGTGGAGGCGCGCCGTTTTACTTTTGCCTACCCCGGTGCAGATAAGCCTGCCTTGCGCGACATCACCTTTACGCTGGGCGAAGGCGAGACGCTCGGGATCGTCGGGCGTACGGGCAGCGGCAAGTCTACGCTGTGCCGCTCGCTCTTGCATCAATACCAGCTGCAGCCGGGTTCGCTTTTCGTAGGGGGTGTGCCCATCGAGTCTCTGTCGCTTTCGGCCTTGCGCGGGAAAATCGGCTATGTGCCGCAGGAGCACTTGCTGTTTTCCCGAACCATCGCGGACAACGTGGCATTCGGAAAGCCGGAAGCGACTTCTAAGGAAGTGCTTCGCGCTCTGGAGCTGGCTGAGATGGGCAGCGACCTCCTGCAATTCCGCGAAGGAGTGGAAACGAAGGTGGGAGAGCGGGGCGTTTCGCTCTCCGGCGGCCAAAAGCAGCGGATTTCCATCGCCCGCGCCTTGCTTCTGGATGCGGACATTTTGATCCTGGACGATTCCCTGTCTGCCGTCGATGCCCGGACCGAAGAGAGCATTCTGCGCCATCTGCGGCAGGAGCGCGCCGGAAAAACCACGATCATTACCGCCCATCGACTGTCAAGCGTGCAGCACGCCCACCTGATTCTGGTCCTGG
- a CDS encoding GNAT family protein has translation MRRIPMTEDSHLKQLEPADAAEMFWLTDTNRSYLREWLPWLDYARRVEDTAQFIQMTVNQHNNNQGTHYGIWHKGRLAGTLGVHNIDWINKKTSIGYWLGAQFQGKGLMTEAVAAYIDRLIFGSWDLEKVTIQAATANYKSRSIPERLGFQLEGVLRRNEFLYDHYVDHAVYSLLREEWAEGRNRKKS, from the coding sequence ATGAGACGGATACCGATGACCGAAGATTCACACTTGAAACAGCTGGAACCTGCGGATGCAGCCGAGATGTTTTGGCTGACGGATACGAATCGCTCCTATTTGCGGGAATGGCTGCCCTGGCTCGATTACGCGCGGCGTGTGGAGGATACGGCCCAGTTCATCCAGATGACGGTGAATCAGCACAACAACAATCAGGGGACGCACTACGGGATTTGGCACAAAGGCCGGCTGGCGGGAACGCTGGGCGTCCACAACATCGACTGGATCAACAAGAAGACCTCGATCGGCTATTGGCTGGGAGCGCAGTTCCAGGGCAAGGGGCTGATGACAGAAGCCGTCGCTGCCTATATCGACAGGCTGATCTTCGGCTCGTGGGATCTGGAAAAAGTGACGATCCAGGCGGCGACCGCCAACTACAAGAGCAGGTCGATCCCGGAACGCCTCGGATTTCAACTGGAAGGCGTCTTGCGGCGAAATGAATTTCTGTACGACCACTACGTCGACCATGCTGTTTACAGTCTGCTTCGTGAAGAGTGGGCGGAGGGGCGGAACAGGAAAAAAAGTTAG
- a CDS encoding VOC family protein yields MGIAYNVIPVKDAKKSGEWFVRHFGFTIRNDRGNYLSLFRDNRPILDVIESDNDTRAVFEVNGRTRWVITFFTDDIEALYARLTSDGVKTRPISNEGIYGKFFVFEDPDGNLFDVWEHKDCELLF; encoded by the coding sequence TTGGGCATTGCCTATAATGTAATTCCAGTCAAAGATGCTAAGAAATCTGGAGAGTGGTTTGTCAGGCATTTTGGTTTTACCATCAGAAACGATAGGGGTAACTATTTAAGTTTATTCAGGGATAACCGCCCCATCCTTGATGTAATCGAATCGGATAATGATACGCGGGCAGTTTTTGAAGTAAATGGACGGACTCGATGGGTTATCACATTTTTTACGGATGATATTGAAGCGTTATACGCAAGATTGACCTCTGACGGGGTTAAGACGAGACCAATCAGCAATGAAGGCATTTACGGAAAATTTTTCGTTTTTGAAGACCCGGACGGGAATTTATTTGATGTATGGGAGCATAAAGACTGTGAGCTGCTCTTTTGA
- the mtnA gene encoding S-methyl-5-thioribose-1-phosphate isomerase: MTTSTQLAPVKWENDALVLLDQTLLPVETVYLTLTTSEQVWDSIRSMQVRGAPAIGMSAAYGLYLGVRNSEAADHESFWNELKAQADYLGTSRPTAVNLFWALDRVKARVQQEGAKPVAELKAAVLDEALAIQKEDAEVCRTIGEHLLTLLHDGMGVLTHCNPGALATAAYGTATAPFYLAKERGWDLKVYADETRPVLQGARLTAYELQQAGIDVTLICDNMAAMVMSQGKVQAVIVGTDRVAANGDVANKIGTYGVAVLAKAHGIPFYVAAPLSSVDLETPTGADIPIEERPAEEITRGLGKQVAPDGVKVYNPAFDVTPAAYITAIVTETGIFKPEEIGTSKK; encoded by the coding sequence ATGACAACCAGCACTCAGCTAGCGCCGGTCAAGTGGGAGAATGATGCACTTGTCCTGCTCGACCAGACGCTCTTGCCCGTAGAAACCGTATATTTGACTTTGACGACTTCCGAACAGGTGTGGGACTCCATCCGCAGCATGCAGGTGCGCGGCGCTCCCGCCATCGGAATGTCGGCCGCCTACGGCCTGTATTTGGGCGTTCGCAACAGCGAGGCGGCCGATCACGAATCATTTTGGAACGAACTGAAAGCCCAGGCAGACTACCTGGGCACCTCCCGCCCTACAGCGGTCAACCTGTTTTGGGCGCTCGACCGGGTCAAGGCCCGCGTGCAACAGGAAGGGGCCAAACCGGTAGCCGAGCTAAAGGCCGCGGTTCTCGACGAAGCGCTGGCGATCCAGAAAGAAGATGCGGAAGTGTGCCGGACGATCGGGGAGCATCTGCTGACGCTCCTGCACGACGGAATGGGGGTCCTGACCCACTGCAATCCGGGCGCGCTTGCGACGGCAGCGTACGGGACGGCGACCGCTCCGTTCTACCTTGCCAAAGAGCGGGGCTGGGACCTGAAGGTGTACGCGGACGAGACACGGCCGGTGCTCCAGGGCGCCCGCCTCACCGCGTACGAGCTGCAGCAGGCGGGTATCGATGTCACGCTGATCTGCGACAACATGGCGGCAATGGTCATGTCCCAAGGCAAAGTGCAGGCGGTAATCGTCGGAACCGACCGCGTGGCGGCAAACGGTGACGTGGCGAACAAGATCGGCACGTACGGGGTCGCAGTACTGGCCAAGGCTCACGGCATTCCGTTTTACGTGGCGGCGCCGCTCTCCTCGGTTGACCTGGAGACGCCGACCGGAGCGGACATCCCGATCGAGGAGCGTCCGGCGGAGGAAATCACGCGCGGCCTGGGCAAGCAAGTGGCTCCGGACGGCGTCAAAGTGTACAATCCGGCGTTCGACGTGACGCCTGCGGCATACATCACCGCAATCGTGACCGAGACCGGCATATTCAAGCCGGAAGAGATCGGTACCAGCAAGAAATAG
- the mtnK gene encoding S-methyl-5-thioribose kinase, whose amino-acid sequence MAYRALSEQEAVEYVKALPGLFNEGATLTSKEIGDGNLNLVFDIRDEATGKSVIVKQALPYARVVGESWPLTVDRARIESEALRIQHKFVPELVPQVYHFDQELALTVMENVGDHIIMRKGLIEGNRYPLFAKQIGKFLAHTLFYTSDLGASPFDKKALVGTFLNPELCKITEDLVFTDPYENAPTNDFNPLIQKEVEAIWNNKPLKLEIAKLKYDFLTRAEALLHGDLHTGSIFITPTSMKAIDPEFAYYGPIGFDIGAVIANLLLNFAGQHGLQKDQGERESYREYLLTTVEDVWNEFVSQFVQLWHRHAKERSAHVEGFWQSYVKRLIQDAAGFAGCKILRRVIGLAGVADLNSIEDPQTRAEAERLALAIGEALILGRGNVEESTDITDIVRTVTARFYQEATTV is encoded by the coding sequence ATGGCATATCGCGCACTGAGCGAACAGGAAGCAGTTGAGTATGTAAAGGCTTTGCCGGGGCTGTTTAACGAGGGGGCCACGCTCACAAGCAAGGAAATCGGCGACGGCAACCTCAATCTGGTTTTTGACATTCGGGACGAAGCGACGGGAAAAAGCGTCATCGTCAAGCAGGCTTTGCCGTATGCGCGAGTGGTAGGGGAATCCTGGCCGCTGACCGTGGATCGCGCGCGCATCGAGAGTGAGGCGCTCCGCATTCAGCACAAATTCGTACCGGAGCTTGTGCCGCAGGTGTACCACTTCGATCAGGAGCTCGCGCTGACCGTCATGGAAAACGTGGGAGACCACATCATCATGCGCAAAGGGTTGATCGAGGGCAACCGCTATCCGCTGTTCGCCAAGCAGATCGGCAAGTTTCTCGCCCATACGCTGTTCTACACCTCTGATCTGGGCGCAAGTCCCTTTGACAAAAAGGCGCTCGTCGGAACATTCTTGAATCCGGAATTGTGCAAAATTACGGAAGATCTGGTCTTTACTGATCCTTATGAAAACGCGCCGACGAACGATTTCAATCCGCTGATCCAAAAAGAGGTGGAAGCGATCTGGAACAACAAGCCGCTCAAGCTGGAAATCGCCAAGCTGAAATACGATTTCCTGACGCGGGCGGAGGCCCTGCTCCACGGAGACCTGCACACCGGCAGCATTTTCATTACACCGACCAGCATGAAAGCGATCGATCCCGAGTTTGCCTACTACGGCCCGATCGGCTTTGACATCGGCGCAGTGATCGCCAACCTGCTGCTCAACTTCGCGGGTCAGCACGGCTTGCAAAAAGATCAAGGAGAACGCGAATCGTATCGCGAATACTTGCTTACGACGGTGGAAGATGTCTGGAATGAATTCGTGTCCCAGTTTGTACAGCTGTGGCACAGGCACGCCAAAGAGCGCAGCGCCCACGTGGAAGGCTTCTGGCAAAGCTACGTGAAGCGGCTGATCCAGGATGCCGCAGGCTTTGCCGGCTGCAAAATCCTGCGCCGCGTCATCGGTCTGGCAGGCGTGGCTGACCTAAACAGCATCGAAGATCCGCAGACCCGCGCGGAAGCGGAGCGCTTGGCTCTGGCGATCGGGGAAGCGTTGATTCTCGGCCGCGGCAACGTAGAGGAATCCACGGACATCACAGACATCGTCCGCACCGTGACAGCTCGATTTTATCAGGAGGCCACAACCGTATGA
- a CDS encoding anti sigma factor C-terminal domain-containing protein, translating to MTNRREEKREIGELDEKLMAYLRGELGEADAKKLEDMVADDEEYAGRLERLLLGEGSGGQEMTDETLSDKQQRKILRRGKWRMRLTNSAFTFGIVFLAGALAFFGNAWVGSWMHADMFRVTKDLVNFTQSGVSAGSSGSQVGALYGQIKLELREQVGAEQKTAGFLEVSNFLWNVRAEPKWAGGIREKKLFFRYPTDEKMTGDETAYLRTPAWNAMGKLPEGTVSQLAISFDRPMTLKEYESLVAQHVFAYNMETSWLAVDTGAEARGHEPDGGNLLLSAGEVWGFSDRALDYGDAPIQLQGDWDRRTATFVAEMKYLAEHERLTDDIGEDLIFGRDTRIAERYDYLQKHGVRIYGAVVTGPTKELLKLQAEKSITAAFLGKVDWWNWDRPGASGTEYSW from the coding sequence ATGACGAATAGACGTGAGGAAAAGCGTGAAATCGGGGAGCTCGACGAAAAGCTGATGGCTTATCTGCGTGGAGAGCTGGGAGAAGCGGATGCGAAAAAGCTCGAGGATATGGTCGCAGATGACGAGGAATACGCGGGGCGGCTGGAGCGGCTCTTGCTGGGAGAAGGAAGCGGGGGGCAAGAGATGACGGACGAGACGCTCTCGGACAAACAGCAGCGGAAGATACTCAGACGGGGAAAGTGGAGAATGAGGCTGACGAATTCCGCTTTTACGTTCGGGATTGTCTTTCTGGCCGGCGCCCTTGCTTTCTTCGGCAACGCCTGGGTCGGCTCCTGGATGCACGCCGATATGTTCCGCGTCACCAAAGACCTTGTCAATTTTACCCAGTCCGGTGTCAGCGCGGGCAGCAGCGGCTCGCAGGTCGGAGCGCTGTACGGACAAATCAAGCTGGAGCTGCGGGAGCAGGTGGGAGCCGAACAGAAGACGGCCGGGTTTCTGGAGGTCAGCAATTTCTTGTGGAATGTGCGTGCCGAGCCCAAGTGGGCGGGTGGCATCCGGGAAAAAAAGCTGTTCTTCCGCTACCCGACAGATGAAAAAATGACTGGGGACGAGACAGCTTACCTACGGACGCCTGCCTGGAACGCGATGGGCAAGCTACCGGAGGGAACCGTCAGCCAGTTGGCCATCTCCTTTGATCGCCCGATGACTCTCAAAGAGTACGAGAGCCTGGTGGCGCAGCACGTTTTTGCGTACAACATGGAGACGTCGTGGCTCGCGGTGGATACCGGCGCAGAGGCCCGCGGCCACGAGCCGGACGGGGGAAACCTGCTCCTGTCCGCGGGAGAGGTGTGGGGGTTTTCTGATCGCGCACTGGACTACGGCGATGCCCCGATCCAGCTGCAAGGGGATTGGGACAGGAGGACTGCGACGTTCGTGGCGGAGATGAAATACCTCGCCGAGCACGAGCGGCTCACGGATGACATCGGCGAGGACCTGATCTTCGGGAGGGACACCCGGATTGCAGAGCGTTACGATTACTTGCAGAAACATGGCGTCCGCATCTACGGCGCTGTCGTCACAGGTCCGACCAAAGAGCTGCTCAAGCTTCAGGCAGAAAAGTCCATCACGGCGGCTTTCCTCGGCAAGGTAGACTGGTGGAACTGGGACCGGCCCGGGGCATCGGGCACGGAGTACAGCTGGTAG
- a CDS encoding sigma-70 family RNA polymerase sigma factor, translated as MYRLHVNDIYRYLYRLTRDARCAEDLTQETFFRAFSALDDYHGERVRPWLFKVAYHAFVDWHRKQARRPLHFVEHMPETADLSAVDPADSLVHREMWASAHAFLDRLPEKQKQVILLAAMQFSYAEIAQVLGIDVADVKRSLFRGRQKMRKMWRDEDDDE; from the coding sequence GTGTATCGCCTGCACGTAAACGATATTTACCGCTATCTCTACCGGCTCACACGGGATGCCAGATGCGCGGAGGACTTGACGCAGGAAACGTTTTTTCGCGCCTTTTCCGCTCTGGACGACTACCACGGGGAAAGAGTCAGGCCGTGGCTGTTCAAGGTAGCGTACCACGCTTTTGTGGATTGGCATCGCAAGCAGGCCAGACGTCCGTTGCATTTCGTGGAGCACATGCCCGAGACAGCGGACCTGTCGGCGGTAGATCCGGCTGATTCGCTGGTGCACCGGGAAATGTGGGCATCCGCTCACGCATTCCTGGACCGGCTGCCAGAGAAGCAGAAGCAGGTCATTTTGCTGGCAGCCATGCAGTTTTCCTATGCCGAAATCGCTCAGGTGCTGGGAATTGACGTGGCCGATGTGAAGCGTTCGCTGTTTCGGGGGCGGCAAAAGATGCGCAAGATGTGGAGGGACGAAGACGATGACGAATAG
- a CDS encoding 2,3-diketo-5-methylthiopentyl-1-phosphate enolase yields MSEHRILVTYLTQAKDLYKKAEAIAVGMTVGSWTELPAAKQAELKPYLGEAVSATPLETLESGETRGLITVSYPTRNFTNDIPSLLTGIFGKLSMDGKIKLFDIEFPDSFLGAFPGPKYGIDGLRGRLDAHDRPLLMSIFKSCLGLPFDDLKTQFRAQALGGVDLVKDDEIFFADDRAPFLERIKAFKQIAAETEQEIGKPVLYAANLTGPVSELNEKAKRAVEAGADCLLFNVLAFGFDALHRLAADPDVHVPIMAHPALAGAYYPSPDYGIATPLLLGKLMRIAGADLVLFPSPYGNVALDKGEALQVAKNLTAPLEGVRRSFPVPSAGIHPGLVPQLYADFGLDQIVNAGGGIHGHPGGATAGARAFVAAIQAAVAGKTLQEAAASSPELAAALEKWGGGR; encoded by the coding sequence ATGAGTGAGCACCGTATCCTCGTCACCTATTTGACTCAAGCCAAAGACTTGTACAAAAAAGCGGAAGCGATCGCCGTCGGCATGACTGTCGGCTCCTGGACAGAGCTGCCTGCCGCCAAGCAGGCGGAGCTGAAGCCGTATCTGGGCGAAGCCGTGAGCGCTACCCCGCTCGAGACGCTGGAGAGCGGCGAGACGCGCGGCCTGATTACTGTCAGCTACCCGACCCGCAACTTCACAAACGACATTCCTTCCCTGTTGACCGGCATTTTCGGAAAACTCTCCATGGACGGAAAAATCAAGCTGTTTGATATCGAGTTTCCCGATTCGTTCCTCGGCGCATTCCCCGGCCCCAAGTACGGCATCGACGGGCTTCGCGGACGCCTTGACGCACACGATCGCCCCTTGCTCATGAGCATCTTCAAATCGTGCCTCGGCCTTCCCTTCGACGATTTGAAAACCCAATTCCGGGCGCAGGCACTCGGCGGCGTCGATCTCGTAAAAGATGACGAAATTTTCTTTGCGGACGACCGCGCACCGTTTCTCGAGCGCATCAAGGCGTTCAAGCAAATCGCGGCCGAGACCGAGCAAGAAATCGGGAAGCCCGTCCTGTACGCAGCCAACCTGACCGGTCCCGTAAGCGAATTGAACGAGAAAGCGAAACGCGCGGTGGAAGCAGGGGCCGACTGCCTCCTGTTCAATGTGCTGGCCTTCGGCTTCGACGCCTTGCACAGACTGGCTGCCGATCCGGATGTCCACGTCCCGATCATGGCACACCCCGCCTTGGCCGGCGCGTACTACCCATCGCCTGACTACGGCATCGCCACGCCGCTTCTGCTCGGCAAGCTGATGCGCATCGCGGGCGCCGACCTGGTGCTGTTCCCATCGCCGTATGGCAACGTTGCCCTGGACAAAGGCGAAGCGCTGCAAGTCGCGAAAAACCTGACCGCTCCGCTGGAAGGCGTGCGCCGTTCCTTCCCGGTCCCGTCCGCCGGCATCCATCCCGGCCTCGTGCCTCAGCTCTACGCTGACTTTGGCCTGGACCAGATCGTCAATGCAGGAGGCGGCATCCACGGACACCCAGGCGGGGCAACCGCGGGAGCCAGGGCGTTTGTCGCTGCCATACAGGCCGCAGTCGCCGGCAAAACGCTGCAGGAAGCCGCAGCCAGCTCCCCTGAGCTGGCCGCTGCCCTCGAAAAGTGGGGTGGCGGACGATGA
- a CDS encoding 2-hydroxy-3-keto-5-methylthiopentenyl-1-phosphate phosphatase, whose protein sequence is MSKKLVLFCDFDGTITEKDNIVAIVRKFAPPEWEALTEQILSQKISVQEGVGKLFQLIPSSLRGEIVDFIVKEASIRPGFAEFVRFCREEGIEWLVTSGGIDFFVEPILAPFDLDGVPIYCNGSDFSGERITITWPHSCDDHCTNGCGMCKTTIIRRYDPAEYFRVVIGDSITDLAGAKIADFVIARSLLAQKSEELQLPYRSFATFHDVIAILQDLKHQQEVG, encoded by the coding sequence ATGAGCAAAAAGCTCGTGCTGTTCTGCGACTTCGACGGGACCATTACCGAAAAGGACAACATCGTGGCCATTGTGCGCAAATTCGCGCCGCCCGAGTGGGAAGCGCTGACCGAGCAGATTCTTTCGCAAAAAATCAGCGTGCAGGAAGGAGTCGGCAAGCTGTTTCAGCTGATTCCCTCCTCCCTGCGCGGGGAGATCGTCGACTTCATCGTGAAGGAAGCCTCGATTCGTCCCGGTTTTGCCGAGTTCGTCCGCTTTTGCCGGGAGGAAGGAATCGAGTGGCTGGTGACCAGCGGAGGGATCGACTTTTTTGTGGAGCCGATTCTCGCCCCCTTCGATCTGGACGGAGTGCCGATCTATTGCAACGGAAGCGATTTTTCGGGCGAAAGAATCACAATCACCTGGCCGCACTCCTGTGACGATCACTGCACCAACGGCTGTGGAATGTGCAAGACGACGATTATCCGCCGCTACGATCCCGCCGAGTACTTCCGGGTCGTCATCGGCGATTCCATCACCGATCTGGCCGGGGCCAAAATTGCCGATTTCGTCATTGCCCGCTCGCTTCTGGCCCAGAAGTCGGAGGAGCTGCAGCTGCCCTACCGCAGCTTCGCCACATTCCACGACGTGATCGCTATCTTACAAGACTTGAAACACCAACAGGAGGTCGGCTGA
- a CDS encoding methylthioribulose 1-phosphate dehydratase: MTATFEQRLDAFRRLDDAKLTFARRDWFPGTSGNLSIKLTNDPLQFAVTASGKDKTKLSPEDYLVVDRDSRPVDETSLKPSAETLIHAVVYKKFPQAGACFHVHTVWNNLISELYFGQRAFSIQGQELIKGLGIWEENAQITIPIVENFADIPTLAAAIEKVITPEVPGVLIRNHGIYAWGNSDFEAKRHLEAFEFLFEYHARLLQLRQAVVSTTTTN, encoded by the coding sequence ATGACTGCTACTTTCGAACAACGTCTGGACGCTTTTCGCCGCCTGGACGACGCCAAGCTGACGTTCGCCCGCCGAGACTGGTTTCCGGGCACGAGCGGCAATCTCTCCATCAAGCTCACGAACGACCCGCTGCAGTTCGCGGTAACCGCTAGCGGCAAGGACAAAACAAAGCTCTCCCCGGAGGACTATCTGGTGGTGGACCGCGATTCCCGTCCAGTAGACGAGACCTCTCTCAAGCCATCCGCTGAGACGCTGATCCACGCTGTGGTCTACAAGAAGTTTCCCCAGGCAGGCGCCTGCTTCCATGTGCACACGGTGTGGAATAACCTGATTTCAGAGCTGTACTTCGGTCAGCGCGCTTTTTCCATCCAAGGCCAGGAGCTGATCAAGGGACTGGGCATCTGGGAGGAAAACGCGCAGATCACGATTCCGATTGTAGAGAACTTTGCCGATATTCCGACCCTGGCGGCCGCGATCGAAAAAGTGATCACCCCGGAAGTGCCCGGCGTCCTGATCCGCAATCACGGCATTTACGCCTGGGGCAACAGCGACTTCGAGGCGAAACGCCACCTCGAGGCTTTCGAATTCCTGTTTGAGTACCACGCCCGCTTGCTGCAGCTGCGCCAAGCAGTCGTGTCCACTACAACCACAAACTAA
- a CDS encoding cupin domain-containing protein — MAQVRFHDTNEYIGSPEEVVSFLNTQEIIYEKWGVDRLDPKHRDNYSPTEEEKQEILDTFKPEIEAISKRRGYLTADIIVLSDKTPNLDELLVKFKNEHHHTDDECRFCVDGHGIFAIKGKDGRYFDVELEPGDLISVPPNFRHYFTLMDDRKIKAIRLFVTPAGWEAIY, encoded by the coding sequence ATGGCACAAGTACGTTTTCACGACACCAACGAGTATATCGGTTCGCCGGAGGAAGTCGTTTCGTTTTTGAATACCCAAGAAATCATCTATGAAAAATGGGGAGTAGATCGTCTGGATCCCAAGCACCGGGACAACTACAGCCCGACCGAAGAAGAGAAACAGGAAATTCTCGACACGTTCAAGCCGGAGATCGAGGCGATCAGCAAGCGCCGCGGCTATTTGACGGCGGACATTATCGTCCTCTCCGACAAGACGCCGAATCTCGATGAGCTTCTGGTCAAATTCAAAAACGAGCACCACCACACCGATGATGAGTGCCGCTTCTGCGTGGACGGCCACGGCATCTTCGCGATTAAAGGAAAGGACGGCCGCTACTTCGACGTCGAACTGGAGCCCGGCGACCTGATTTCCGTACCGCCGAACTTCCGTCACTACTTCACCTTGATGGACGACCGCAAAATCAAAGCGATCCGCCTGTTCGTCACTCCTGCAGGCTGGGAAGCGATTTACTAA